Proteins from one Emys orbicularis isolate rEmyOrb1 chromosome 2, rEmyOrb1.hap1, whole genome shotgun sequence genomic window:
- the GCK gene encoding hexokinase-4 has translation MKPSQHEALHLVEQILSEFRLQEEDLKKVMHRMQKEMDRGLKLETHEEASVKMLPTYVRSTPEGSEVGDFLSLDLGGTNFRVMLVKVGEGEEGQWSVTTKHQMYSIPEDAMTGTAEMLFDYISECISDFLDKHQMKHKKLPLGFTFSFPVRHEDIDKGILLNWTKGFKASGAEGNNIVGLLRDAIKRRGDFEMDVVAMVNDTVATMISCYYEDHRCEVGMIVGTGCNACYMEEMENVELVEGDEGRMCVNTEWGAFGASGELDEFLLEYDRVVDETSLNPGHQLYEKMIGGKYMGEIVRLVLLKLVNENLLFHGEASEKLKTRGSFETRFISQIESDADDWKQTYNILTSFELLPSLTDCDTVRMACESVSTRAAQMCSAGLAGVINRMRESRGEERLKITVGIDGSVYKLHPSFKDQFHATVRQLAPGCDITFLQSEEGSGRGAALISAVACKMACLIGR, from the exons ATGAAACCAAGCCAGCATGAGGCCTTGCACCTG GTGGAGCAGATCCTATCGGAGTTCCGGCTGCAGGAGGAGGATCTGAAGAAGGTGATGCATCGGATGCAGAAGGAAATGGATCGGGGGCTGAAGCTGGAGACGCACGAGGAAGCCTCCGTGAAAATGCTGCCCACTTACGTACGCTCCACGCCCGAAGGCTCAG AGGTTGGGGACTTCCTGTCGTTGGATCTCGGCGGCACCAACTTCCGCGTGATGCTGGTGAAAGTGGGCGAAGGGGAAGAAGGGCAGTGGAGCGTGACGACAAAGCATCAGATGTATTCCATCCCAGAGGACGCCATGACGGGAACTGCCGAAATG CTCTTCGATTACATCTCCGAATGCATCTCCGACTTCCTGGATAAACACCAGATGAAACACAAAAAGCTGCCTCTGGGCTTCACATTCTCCTTCCCAGTGAGGCATGAGGATATTGACAAG GGGATCCTTCTGAACTGGACGAAGGGTTTCAAAGCATCAGGAGCTGAAGGGAACAACATCGTGGGGCTTTTGCGGGACGCTATCAAGCGCCGAGGG GATTTCGAGATGGACGTGGTCGCCATGGTCAATGACACAGTGGCTACAATGATTTCCTGTTACTATGAAGATCACCGGTGTGAGGTTGGCATGATAGTGG GTACCGGCTGCAACGCTTGCTACATGGAGGAGATGGAGAACGTGGAGCTGGTGGAGGGGGACGAGGGCCGGATGTGCGTGAACACCGAGTGGGGAGCCTTCGGGGCCTCGGGGGAGCTGGACGAGTTCCTCCTGGAGTACGATCGGGTGGTGGATGAGACCTCACTTAACCCCGGGCACCAGCT CTACGAGAAGATGATCGGAGGCAAGTACATGGGAGAGATCGTGCGGCTGGTGCTGCTAAAACTGGTCAATGAAAATCTGCTCTTCCATGGGGAGGCATCCGAGAAGCTGAAAACCAGAGGCAGCTTCGAAACCCGCTTCATCTCGCAGATCGAAAG CGACGCCGATGACTGGAAACAGACCTACAACATCCTGACGTCCTTCGAGCTGCTGCCTTCGCTCACGGACTGCGACACCGTGCGGATGGCGTGCGAGAGCGTCTCCACGCGGGCGGCACAGATGTGCTCGGCGGGGCTGGCCGGTGTGATCAACCGCATGCGGGAAAGCAGgggtgaggagaggctgaagatcACCGTGGGCATCGATGGCTCGGTCTACAAGCTCCACCCCAG cttcaAAGACCAGTTCCATGCGACCGTCAGACAGCTGGCGCCCGGCTGCGACATCACCTTCCTCCAGTCAGAGGAGGGCAGCGGCAGGGGGGCCGCCCTGATCTCGGCGGTAGCGTGCAAAATGGCCTGCCTGATTGGCCGGTGA